The Sphingorhabdus sp. Alg231-15 genome has a segment encoding these proteins:
- the metX gene encoding homoserine O-acetyltransferase MetX: MNEDDRFGLNRNVRLLGPLPLDSGAQLAPVDLAYETYGTLNAAASNAILICHALTGDQYVASTHPVTGKGGWWTRMVGPGKPVDTDRHFVVCANVIGSCMGSSGPATINPATEKPWGMDFPVLTIADMVRAQALLLDHLGIERLHAVIGGSMGGMQAISWTALYPERVRSAVIIASAARHSAQNIAFHEVGRQAIMADPRWRGGAYYADDDPPSSGLAVARMAAHITYLSEAGLTEKFGRRLQDRDSKTFGFDADFQVESYLRHQGISFVDRFDANSYLYITRAMDYFDLAEAHGGTLAQAFKGSQTRFCLISFDTDWLYPTSESRTIVHALNAAGAAASFVELSSAFGHDSFLLENPEMNRIVDGFLKAGEDL; encoded by the coding sequence ATGAATGAGGATGATCGGTTCGGCCTGAACAGGAATGTTCGCCTGCTGGGGCCGCTGCCATTGGACAGCGGAGCCCAGCTTGCGCCTGTGGATCTTGCTTATGAAACCTATGGCACGCTCAATGCCGCTGCGAGCAATGCGATCCTGATCTGCCATGCGCTGACCGGCGATCAATATGTCGCTTCGACCCATCCGGTCACCGGCAAGGGTGGCTGGTGGACCCGCATGGTTGGACCGGGCAAGCCAGTCGACACTGACCGGCATTTTGTTGTTTGCGCTAATGTGATTGGCAGCTGCATGGGTTCGTCTGGGCCTGCAACAATAAATCCGGCAACCGAAAAGCCCTGGGGGATGGACTTTCCAGTGCTGACCATCGCGGACATGGTGCGTGCGCAGGCATTGCTTCTCGACCATCTGGGCATAGAGCGCCTTCATGCCGTCATCGGCGGTTCAATGGGCGGAATGCAGGCGATAAGCTGGACTGCGCTCTACCCTGAGCGAGTCAGATCGGCGGTGATTATCGCTTCTGCGGCCCGCCATAGCGCTCAGAATATTGCCTTTCACGAGGTCGGCCGACAAGCGATCATGGCTGACCCGCGCTGGCGCGGAGGGGCCTATTATGCCGATGATGATCCGCCGAGCAGCGGCCTTGCAGTGGCACGTATGGCTGCGCACATCACTTATCTGTCGGAAGCAGGTCTGACCGAAAAATTTGGCCGCAGGCTACAAGATCGGGACAGCAAGACATTCGGCTTTGATGCGGATTTTCAGGTGGAAAGCTATTTGCGCCATCAGGGAATCAGCTTTGTCGATCGTTTTGACGCCAACAGCTATCTTTATATCACTCGGGCGATGGATTATTTTGATCTGGCCGAAGCTCATGGCGGAACATTGGCCCAGGCGTTCAAGGGATCCCAAACACGCTTTTGTTTGATCAGCTTTGATACCGATTGGCTCTATCCGACCAGTGAATCCCGGACCATAGTTCATGCCTTGAATGCGGCCGGTGCAGCAGCAAGCTTTGTCGAACTGTCCAGTGCCTTTGGTCATGACAGCTTCCTGCTCGAAAACCCTGAAATGAACCGGATTGTCGACGGCTTTTTGAAGGCGGGGGAAGATCTATGA
- the metW gene encoding methionine biosynthesis protein MetW, with amino-acid sequence MTKLRPDLQIIADNVSANARILDIGCGDGALMAALRDQKQVDARGLEIDPANVASAVSKGLSVVQGDADTDLSAYPDGSFDYAILSQTLQTTHRPDQIVDELLRIGKQAFVSFPNFAHWRVRMSLLFGGRMPVTRLLPQTWFDTPNIHHVTIDDFRALVRDGRLVQEGQWFLSGDKQTTRGMANLLAEHAVFLLKR; translated from the coding sequence ATGACCAAACTCCGCCCCGATTTGCAGATTATCGCTGACAATGTCAGCGCCAACGCGCGCATTCTCGACATTGGATGCGGCGACGGCGCATTGATGGCGGCCTTACGCGATCAAAAGCAGGTCGATGCACGCGGTTTGGAGATTGATCCGGCCAATGTCGCGAGCGCGGTGAGTAAAGGCCTGTCGGTTGTGCAAGGGGATGCCGACACCGATCTGTCTGCCTATCCGGATGGCAGTTTCGACTATGCGATCCTCAGCCAAACGCTGCAGACTACCCACCGACCTGATCAGATCGTTGATGAATTGCTGCGCATAGGTAAGCAGGCCTTTGTCAGCTTCCCCAATTTCGCCCACTGGCGCGTACGGATGTCGCTGTTGTTCGGCGGCCGTATGCCGGTGACGCGCCTATTGCCGCAAACCTGGTTTGATACGCCCAATATCCACCATGTCACTATTGATGATTTTCGGGCGCTGGTGCGCGATGGTAGGCTCGTGCAAGAGGGGCAATGGTTTCTCAGCGGCGATAAACAAACCACTCGCGGCATGGCCAATCTGCTCGCGGAACATGCAGTGTTTTTGTTAAAGCGTTAA
- a CDS encoding SLC13 family permease: MDWVTYWDIAKPYVGLAILFALFTAFVGERRPPAVTAVVAAALMMVLGLLSSNDMLSVFSNPAPLTIGAMFILSGALVRTGVIEALAGFAARKAENRPFMAIGGFLGGTFASSAFVNNTPVVIILIPIMRKIAKVSGIAASKLLIPLSYISILGGSLTLLGTSTNLLVDGVAQENGQAAFGLFEITQVGLIAAATGIVMIAILGPLFLPKRDSESLSDQMPESYYLTDIRIRDSSDFVGKQISSISAFTHSGVDIIGRRIGRDIDRFEFSDHILEGGETLVAAVTQEELLSLAEIEGISLGYAGVKQPVTPLGDEHTRLVELVIGPSHRSVGKSLPSLPFLSRVPARVLGLSRPRHIAGPTLSDARIRHGDSLLVQTDDISISTLQENADLVHLQEPEARSYRRRRAPVAILTLAIIIIAAALGVMPIAALAMLGVAVVLLTKCIDSEEAWGAIDGNVLVLIFAMLAVGKGLENAGTVQLIVDTLLPLLNMISPLWLIIAIYSLTSLLTETATNNAVAVIMTPLVIGIAEQTGVDVRSLLVAVMFGASASFATPVGYQTNTLVYTAGNYRFSDFVRIGLPLNIGVGLAACFAIYYIF; the protein is encoded by the coding sequence TTGGATTGGGTCACTTACTGGGATATCGCAAAGCCCTATGTCGGATTGGCAATATTATTTGCTCTATTTACCGCTTTTGTTGGTGAACGCCGTCCGCCTGCAGTGACAGCCGTTGTAGCTGCTGCCCTGATGATGGTGCTCGGCCTGCTCAGCAGTAATGATATGCTTTCGGTATTTTCAAATCCCGCGCCATTGACCATTGGCGCGATGTTCATTCTGTCCGGCGCGCTGGTTCGCACTGGGGTGATTGAGGCGCTGGCCGGCTTTGCTGCCCGTAAAGCCGAAAACCGGCCCTTCATGGCGATCGGCGGATTCCTTGGCGGTACCTTTGCCTCTTCCGCTTTCGTCAACAATACACCGGTGGTCATTATCTTGATCCCGATAATGCGCAAGATCGCCAAGGTCTCCGGCATTGCGGCAAGCAAGCTTCTTATTCCACTGTCTTACATATCCATCTTGGGCGGTAGCCTGACCTTGCTCGGCACGTCGACCAATCTGCTTGTGGACGGTGTTGCACAGGAAAACGGGCAAGCGGCCTTTGGCTTGTTTGAAATAACCCAGGTCGGCTTGATTGCCGCAGCGACAGGCATTGTCATGATCGCCATATTGGGGCCGCTGTTCCTGCCGAAGCGGGACAGTGAAAGCCTGTCAGACCAGATGCCAGAATCCTATTATCTGACCGACATCCGGATCAGGGACAGCAGCGATTTTGTCGGCAAGCAAATTTCCAGCATCAGTGCGTTCACCCATTCCGGGGTAGACATTATTGGGCGCCGTATCGGGCGCGATATCGATCGGTTCGAATTTTCCGACCATATTTTGGAAGGTGGAGAGACACTGGTTGCCGCAGTGACTCAGGAAGAATTGCTGTCTCTCGCCGAAATTGAAGGGATTTCATTGGGCTATGCTGGCGTCAAGCAGCCGGTCACACCGCTGGGAGACGAACATACACGCTTGGTTGAACTGGTCATCGGACCGTCCCATCGGTCTGTCGGCAAATCCTTGCCCAGCCTGCCTTTTTTGTCGCGGGTTCCTGCTCGCGTGCTCGGTCTTTCGCGGCCGCGCCATATAGCCGGGCCAACACTGTCTGATGCGCGTATCCGGCATGGCGATAGCTTGCTTGTGCAGACCGATGATATCTCCATCAGTACGTTACAGGAAAATGCCGATCTGGTGCACTTACAGGAACCGGAGGCACGTTCCTATCGGCGACGACGGGCGCCAGTTGCTATCCTCACCCTCGCGATCATCATAATCGCGGCGGCCTTGGGCGTGATGCCCATTGCTGCGCTGGCGATGCTAGGTGTAGCCGTGGTTTTGCTGACCAAATGTATTGACAGTGAAGAGGCATGGGGCGCGATTGATGGCAATGTGTTAGTTTTGATCTTTGCCATGCTGGCGGTGGGCAAGGGATTGGAAAATGCCGGCACGGTGCAGTTGATTGTCGACACGCTGCTGCCGCTGCTCAACATGATTTCACCGCTATGGCTGATTATCGCGATATATTCGCTGACCTCCCTGCTCACCGAAACCGCGACGAATAATGCGGTTGCGGTCATAATGACGCCGCTGGTTATTGGCATAGCCGAGCAAACGGGGGTGGATGTTCGCAGTCTACTGGTTGCGGTGATGTTCGGTGCTTCCGCCAGCTTTGCCACGCCGGTCGGCTATCAGACGAACACTTTGGTGTATACGGCGGGCAATTACCGCTTTTCAGATTTTGTCCGAATTGGCTTGCCGCTCAATATCGGCGTAGGTTTGGCGGCCTGTTTCGCAATCTACTATATTTTCTGA
- a CDS encoding peroxiredoxin, with the protein MSLHIGDIAPNFIADSTVGEIDLHKWAEDDWVFFFSHPADFTPVCTTEMGRTAQLADDFAARNVKPLGLSTDIVEEHWDWIHDVNATQHTNVRFPILADPDCKISKLYDMIHPGESHTEAVRSVFIIDPEKKIRLIMTYPMTIGRNFDEILRVIDALQLSDKKNIATPADWRSGDKVIIPPSIDKDEAEKMFPQGWDEQRPYLRLTEVS; encoded by the coding sequence ATGTCACTCCACATAGGCGATATCGCGCCTAATTTTATAGCCGATAGTACAGTTGGCGAAATTGATCTGCACAAATGGGCAGAAGATGATTGGGTGTTTTTCTTCAGCCATCCGGCTGATTTCACACCAGTTTGTACAACCGAGATGGGTAGAACTGCTCAGCTCGCTGACGATTTTGCGGCGCGTAATGTCAAGCCGTTGGGCCTTTCAACGGATATTGTTGAAGAGCATTGGGACTGGATCCACGATGTGAATGCCACGCAGCATACCAATGTCCGATTCCCGATCCTTGCCGATCCGGATTGCAAAATATCCAAGCTCTACGATATGATTCATCCGGGTGAGAGCCACACAGAAGCCGTGCGATCCGTGTTCATCATTGATCCGGAAAAGAAAATCCGCCTAATCATGACCTATCCCATGACCATCGGGCGCAATTTTGACGAGATTTTGCGGGTAATCGATGCGCTGCAGCTATCGGATAAGAAGAACATCGCGACACCGGCTGACTGGCGCTCGGGCGACAAGGTCATTATTCCGCCGTCGATCGACAAAGACGAAGCGGAGAAAATGTTTCCCCAAGGGTGGGACGAACAGCGTCCCTATCTGCGGTTGACCGAAGTCTCGTGA
- a CDS encoding peptide chain release factor 3: protein MTQTNPRRTFAIISHPDAGKTTLTEKLLLKGGAIHLAGEVKARGDNRRARSDWMKIEQQRGISVTSSVMTFERNGITFNLLDTPGHEDFSEDTYRTLTAVDSAIMVIDAASGIEAQTLKLFEVCRLRSVPIITFVNKVDREGRDPFELLDEVADKLALDVCPMSWPTGMGGQFEGIYDLNRNQLHQPDGDSKNYDGQVQQFDGLDDPKLADVLSDEALERLTSEGELAQGGYSSFDLEAYQNGDLTPVFFGSALKQFGVEELIEAIADYAPSPRPQPAEPAPITPDSKDVTGFIFKIQANMDPQHRDRIAFMRLCSGEFKRGMKLTPSALGKPIAIHSPILFFAQDREIADTAQPGDIIGIPNHGTLRVGDTLSEKNQVRITGLPNFAPEILRRVILKDPTQTKKLRKALDDLSEEGVVQVFYPEIGANWIIGVVGQLQLEVLVSRLSAEYKVEAGLEPAPFETARWISGADEVLSAFANINQTSLAKDRDDNLVFLAKSGWDVNYQEERNPEIKFSATRER, encoded by the coding sequence ATGACCCAAACTAACCCACGCCGCACATTCGCGATAATCTCTCACCCCGATGCGGGTAAGACAACGCTGACCGAGAAGCTGCTGCTGAAAGGCGGCGCGATTCACTTGGCGGGCGAGGTCAAGGCGCGCGGGGATAACCGGCGGGCGCGGTCCGACTGGATGAAGATCGAGCAACAGCGCGGGATTTCCGTGACCAGCTCGGTGATGACCTTTGAGCGGAACGGCATCACCTTCAACCTGCTCGACACACCGGGCCATGAGGATTTTTCGGAAGATACCTATCGTACGCTCACTGCAGTCGATAGCGCGATCATGGTGATTGACGCAGCCAGCGGTATCGAGGCGCAGACGCTGAAACTGTTCGAAGTCTGCCGCCTGCGCAGTGTGCCGATTATCACCTTCGTCAACAAGGTCGACCGGGAGGGTCGTGATCCGTTCGAGCTGCTCGACGAAGTGGCTGACAAGCTCGCGCTGGACGTTTGCCCGATGAGCTGGCCGACCGGTATGGGCGGACAGTTTGAGGGTATTTATGACCTTAATCGCAACCAGCTGCACCAACCGGATGGCGACAGCAAAAATTATGATGGCCAGGTTCAGCAGTTTGATGGATTGGACGATCCCAAACTCGCCGATGTACTGAGCGACGAAGCGCTGGAGCGGCTGACCAGTGAGGGCGAACTGGCGCAAGGCGGCTATAGCAGCTTTGACCTTGAAGCTTATCAAAATGGCGATCTCACACCGGTTTTCTTCGGCTCTGCGCTGAAACAATTTGGCGTCGAAGAACTAATCGAAGCGATTGCCGATTATGCGCCTAGCCCCCGGCCACAGCCAGCTGAACCAGCACCGATCACGCCCGACAGCAAGGACGTCACCGGCTTTATTTTCAAGATTCAGGCAAATATGGATCCGCAGCACCGCGATCGCATTGCCTTCATGCGGCTGTGCTCCGGTGAGTTCAAGCGTGGAATGAAACTGACGCCCAGCGCCTTAGGCAAACCCATTGCCATCCACAGCCCGATCTTATTCTTCGCGCAGGACCGCGAAATTGCCGACACCGCACAGCCCGGCGATATTATCGGCATCCCCAACCACGGGACACTGCGTGTGGGCGACACATTGTCCGAGAAAAATCAGGTGCGGATTACTGGGCTGCCAAACTTTGCGCCGGAAATCTTGCGCCGTGTGATCCTGAAAGATCCGACGCAGACCAAGAAATTGCGCAAAGCACTGGATGATTTGTCGGAAGAAGGCGTCGTACAGGTTTTCTATCCAGAAATTGGCGCTAACTGGATTATCGGCGTGGTCGGGCAATTACAGCTCGAAGTGTTGGTGAGCCGCCTGTCCGCAGAATATAAGGTCGAGGCCGGCCTCGAACCGGCGCCATTTGAAACCGCGCGCTGGATTAGCGGCGCGGACGAAGTGTTGAGCGCTTTCGCCAATATCAACCAGACCAGCCTCGCCAAAGACCGCGACGATAATCTGGTGTTCCTCGCCAAATCAGGCTGGGATGTGAATTATCAAGAAGAGCGCAACCCGGAAATCAAGTTCAGCGCGACGCGGGAGCGGTAA
- the pheT gene encoding phenylalanine--tRNA ligase subunit beta yields MKFSLSWLKAHLDTDASLTEITEKLTAVGLEVEGLENPADALRPFRVAKVVEAGPHPNADKLQLLKVDDGSDEPWQVVCGAPNARKDMVGVFGPPGTYIPGSDFTLKPAKIRDVESFGMMCSARELELGEDHDGIIELPADAASAVGTSYADYAELDDPVIDAAVLPNRQDCMGVRGIARDLAAAGLGTLKPLTIDTITRNGAGPDVRTDDPEGCPAFYGCTVTGLANGTSPEWMQARLKSAGQKPINALVDITNYVMLDHGRPLHVYDAAKLNGGLVARKARAGEKLTALNDKEYVLDESMTVIADDNGAHDIGGIMGGSDTGSEETTTEVLIECAYFDPASIAKTGQKLMLTSDARQRFERGVDPAFLDDGIDIATALVLHLCGGSASEVTRAGTPPTDMSTISYDPAKSALLGGIDVAPEKQKSILEALGFTVDESWHVTPPTWRRDVAGWQDLVEEVVRIEGLDNVPSTPLPRKAGVAKPTASPEQLAERKARRAAAARGLNETVTWSFISDKEAAPFGGGTWSLANPISEELKVMRPSLLPGLIAAAQRNADRGASSIRLFEVGRRYLESTEHQTIGLVLAGENRVRSWQSGGATKYDAFDAKAEVLAILEAAGAPTSKLMDFAEAGDHYHPGQSGTLRLGPKKILAAYGVLHPSVTKAMGLKGTAVAAEIFLDAIPVKKAKDHMREAFAPPALQAVTRDFAFIVDADLPASDLVRAIKGADKKLITGARLFDLFEGASLGEGKKSLAVEITLQPIEATLTEEDLKSVSDKVVAAAAKLGAELRG; encoded by the coding sequence ATGAAATTCTCGCTAAGCTGGCTCAAAGCCCATCTCGATACCGATGCAAGCCTCACTGAAATAACGGAAAAACTGACGGCCGTCGGCCTGGAAGTCGAGGGTTTGGAAAATCCTGCCGATGCCCTGCGCCCGTTCCGCGTAGCGAAGGTTGTAGAAGCCGGGCCGCATCCCAATGCGGACAAACTGCAGCTGCTCAAGGTCGATGATGGCTCAGATGAGCCATGGCAGGTCGTTTGCGGCGCGCCCAATGCCCGCAAAGACATGGTTGGCGTATTCGGCCCTCCCGGTACCTATATTCCCGGCAGTGATTTCACGCTGAAGCCTGCGAAAATCCGCGATGTCGAAAGTTTCGGCATGATGTGCAGCGCCCGGGAACTAGAGCTGGGCGAGGATCATGATGGTATCATCGAACTGCCTGCTGATGCAGCTTCAGCGGTCGGCACCAGCTATGCTGACTATGCCGAGCTGGATGACCCGGTCATTGATGCTGCGGTTCTACCCAACCGGCAGGATTGCATGGGCGTGCGCGGCATTGCACGCGATCTGGCGGCGGCGGGCCTCGGTACGCTGAAGCCCCTGACCATCGATACGATCACACGAAACGGCGCTGGTCCTGATGTACGCACGGATGACCCAGAGGGCTGTCCGGCTTTCTATGGTTGCACCGTGACCGGACTTGCCAATGGCACATCTCCGGAATGGATGCAGGCGCGCCTGAAATCCGCAGGCCAAAAGCCAATAAACGCGCTGGTTGATATTACCAACTATGTGATGCTCGATCACGGCCGGCCGCTGCACGTTTATGACGCCGCGAAGCTCAACGGCGGGCTTGTCGCCCGTAAAGCCAGGGCAGGTGAAAAACTTACCGCGCTGAACGACAAGGAATATGTACTCGACGAGAGCATGACGGTCATCGCCGACGACAATGGTGCGCATGATATTGGCGGCATCATGGGCGGCTCGGATACTGGGTCGGAAGAAACAACCACGGAAGTCTTGATCGAATGCGCCTATTTCGACCCAGCCTCCATTGCGAAAACCGGTCAGAAACTGATGCTAACCAGCGATGCGCGACAGCGTTTTGAACGCGGCGTCGATCCGGCCTTTCTGGATGACGGTATTGATATCGCAACCGCCCTGGTGCTCCATCTTTGCGGCGGTAGCGCGAGCGAAGTGACGCGGGCCGGTACGCCGCCGACCGATATGTCTACGATCAGCTATGATCCTGCAAAGAGTGCTCTATTGGGTGGCATCGATGTTGCGCCAGAAAAGCAGAAATCCATATTGGAAGCCTTAGGATTCACTGTGGATGAAAGTTGGCATGTGACGCCCCCAACTTGGCGTCGTGACGTCGCAGGTTGGCAGGACCTGGTTGAAGAAGTGGTGCGGATTGAGGGACTGGACAATGTTCCTTCCACGCCGCTGCCGCGCAAGGCAGGCGTTGCCAAACCCACGGCATCGCCGGAGCAGCTGGCCGAACGCAAGGCGCGACGGGCTGCAGCAGCTCGCGGACTCAACGAAACCGTGACCTGGAGCTTTATTTCCGACAAAGAAGCGGCACCCTTTGGCGGCGGCACCTGGTCCCTTGCCAATCCGATTAGCGAAGAGCTGAAGGTGATGCGGCCCTCGCTACTGCCTGGTTTGATCGCCGCGGCCCAGCGCAATGCTGATCGCGGTGCGTCGTCTATTCGCTTGTTCGAAGTGGGTCGCCGCTATCTCGAATCCACCGAGCATCAGACCATTGGTCTCGTGCTAGCTGGCGAAAATCGAGTGCGGAGCTGGCAATCCGGTGGCGCAACAAAATATGATGCCTTCGATGCCAAGGCCGAAGTGCTTGCGATTTTAGAAGCTGCTGGCGCTCCTACGAGCAAGCTGATGGATTTCGCCGAAGCAGGCGATCACTATCATCCGGGGCAATCCGGCACGCTGCGACTGGGGCCCAAGAAGATATTGGCCGCCTATGGTGTTCTGCACCCGTCGGTGACGAAGGCCATGGGTCTGAAAGGCACTGCCGTGGCCGCAGAGATTTTCCTCGATGCCATCCCAGTGAAGAAAGCCAAAGACCACATGCGCGAGGCCTTTGCACCACCAGCACTGCAGGCGGTGACCCGTGATTTCGCTTTCATCGTTGACGCGGACCTGCCTGCGAGCGATCTGGTTCGAGCCATCAAAGGCGCGGACAAAAAACTGATCACTGGCGCACGATTGTTCGATTTGTTCGAAGGCGCAAGCTTGGGTGAAGGCAAGAAATCGCTGGCCGTGGAGATCACTCTGCAGCCTATCGAAGCGACGCTGACCGAAGAGGATTTGAAATCCGTTTCGGACAAGGTGGTCGCGGCTGCCGCGAAATTGGGTGCGGAATTGAGGGGTTAG